A genome region from Geobacter pickeringii includes the following:
- the folK gene encoding 2-amino-4-hydroxy-6-hydroxymethyldihydropteridine diphosphokinase, which translates to MESNVFIALGSNQGERELNLLRGVAEVGKLPGTRITALSGFYDTEPVGPVPQENFLNAVLRVETTLSPRELLAALQGIETAVFGRRREIPWGPRTMDLDILLYGSLLLDGDDLVIPHPRLHERRFVLVPLAEIAPDVIHPRLGRRMDELLRAIPAGERVTKV; encoded by the coding sequence GTGGAATCGAACGTCTTCATAGCCCTCGGCTCGAACCAGGGAGAGCGGGAACTGAACCTGCTGCGGGGAGTGGCCGAGGTCGGCAAGCTGCCCGGGACGCGGATCACCGCCCTCTCGGGATTCTACGACACCGAGCCGGTGGGGCCGGTCCCCCAGGAGAACTTCCTCAACGCGGTCCTGCGGGTCGAGACCACCCTTTCCCCCCGCGAGCTCCTCGCCGCGCTCCAGGGGATTGAGACCGCCGTCTTCGGGAGGCGCCGGGAGATTCCCTGGGGCCCCCGCACCATGGACCTGGACATCCTCCTCTACGGCAGCCTGCTCCTCGACGGGGACGACCTCGTCATTCCCCACCCCCGGCTCCATGAACGCCGCTTCGTCCTCGTTCCCCTGGCGGAGATCGCCCCCGACGTCATCCACCCCCGCCTCGGCCGGCGGATGGATGAGCTGCTGCGCGCCATACCCGCGGGGGAGCGGGTGACCAAGGTCTAG
- the nikR gene encoding nickel-responsive transcriptional regulator NikR: MGETVRFGISIDEMLLESFDRLIEQKGYMNRSEAIRDLIRGALVELKWEAGEEETVGTVTLVYNHHVRDLSDKLTEQQHAHHNEIISALHVHLDPHNCLEVLVVRGKAREVKKIADELIGTKGVKHGKLVMTTTGEELH, from the coding sequence GGCGAAACCGTCAGATTCGGCATCTCCATCGACGAGATGCTCCTGGAGAGCTTTGACCGGCTCATCGAGCAGAAGGGGTACATGAACCGTTCCGAGGCGATCCGCGACCTGATCCGGGGGGCCCTGGTGGAGCTCAAGTGGGAGGCGGGGGAGGAGGAGACCGTCGGCACCGTCACCCTCGTCTACAACCACCATGTGCGCGATCTTTCCGACAAGCTGACCGAGCAGCAGCACGCCCATCACAACGAGATCATCTCCGCCCTCCACGTCCATCTCGACCCCCACAACTGCCTGGAGGTCCTCGTGGTCCGGGGAAAGGCCCGGGAGGTGAAAAAGATCGCCGACGAGCTGATCGGCACCAAGGGTGTCAAGCACGGCAAGCTCGTCATGACCACGACGGGGGAAGAGCTGCACTGA
- a CDS encoding transcriptional regulator has protein sequence MTRMLIWLLLIYVGYRVVKGMGQKKDGDAPPVAGPVKEETFRDPVCGVYVTEEDAVIGRLEGERIHFCSMACLEKYREKIESR, from the coding sequence ATGACGAGAATGCTGATCTGGCTCCTCCTCATCTACGTGGGGTACCGGGTGGTGAAGGGGATGGGGCAGAAGAAGGACGGAGACGCGCCGCCGGTCGCCGGTCCGGTGAAGGAGGAGACCTTCCGGGACCCGGTCTGCGGGGTCTATGTGACCGAGGAGGATGCGGTCATCGGTCGGTTGGAGGGGGAGCGGATCCATTTCTGCTCCATGGCCTGCCTGGAGAAGTACCGCGAGAAGATTGAAAGCAGGTGA